AGGATAAACACTAGCGTTCGCAATAGGGAATTTAATTACCTCCTCCTTCGCTGTCCATGGACGCCATGGGGTGGTCACAGAGAGGCCAAGGTCCTGGATGGAATACCTCGTCCCCGGAAGCGAGCACACAGTATCAAAATCACCACTGAAACATGGAGACAGGTTTGTTACTACACTAGACGATACTTTTTAAAATGTGTGAGAATATTAATTAGATTGCTCTGCGTCCtgtgatgcagaggccgggtgtgtgctcaatgtgtttgtatccacttgatgcttcattttgagtgaATAAAAGCccccctttatcgaaaaaaagtcAGTTACCTGAATATCCAAATCGAAAGCTTGCTTTCGATCAACCATTTGATGGTTGGCAGCATAGACATTGGCGCATCTTTCCAGTTCAAGTTTCTGCATGGACGAACAAATCACATGAGTTACCTACGTGCGGGTGAAATCGATTAGCGATTAATAAGTGCATATTAAATGGAAAATGAAAGATCTTACGTGCACCCTGTCCACTTGGTCATTCTAGCGTGGAAAGCCATCTGCACCGCTGGATCATTGAGGTAGGCATGAGTAGGATAATCACTGCAGGGATCATACCCAGGTAACTGCAATTTGGAGAGAGAAAAACACCGGTTAGCTCTTTAGAACATAGACTAGTTCTTACTGTACACGTAAGaaatgttttccttttttttctcgttTCGAAAAGGAATTCGAAAAATAAATGTTGTCCTTCATCAGAAAAAAAATACAAGAACAACCGTTGACTTACGTAGCCACTGGGGTGGTACCCTCCATTGGGCTCGTCAATGCAAACTGGAGCGTATATGTCGTAGCCATCGATGTTGCCAGCGCTGAACCCGTCAACGGCGCCATTGCATGCGGCGTTCGTAAACGTACCATCCACGCTGTCGAAGTCGCAGTTCTTGGTGATATTGGCGTAGACCTCGTCGGACATCACCGCATGGGTCCAGTAGTAGTTGATCGCCCCCTTAATGTTCCTGTTGGCATCAAGGTACGGATTTCCAACCTTCAACAAAAAATATGACAAACATCAGCGTTGAACAGAATGAAAAAATCTACCTAAAAAACAGAACGAAAAAACTATGTACAATGTTCCATTTCATCTTGGTATACAGCTAGTTAATTTGACCTACCAGGATGCCCTGAAGGTTTATGATCGTTCTGTTGTTGTATGTGTTGTGGAGCAGGATGgtggcggcgagctccggcacgTAGTGGCCGGCGAAGCTCTCCCCGGAGATGTAGAAGACGCGGCCCTTGTACTCGGGGAACCTCTCCAGCCATTTCACCAGAAAGACGTAGGCGTCGTCGGCGGTTCTCTCGTCTCCACTGAGATCGTAGTCCGCAGTCGTGTTTGAATAAGAGAATCCCACACCAGCCGGTGACTCGAGGAAGATCACGTTAGCCACTGCCATTATTTTTCACCAGCAAAGCATTAGTCttgccatgcatgcatatatatgatCACTGATACATCGAGTGCTAAAGGCAGGATTAAACTGGTAGAAAAAGCTAGCCATGCATGGGTACTTACCGTTGTTCCAGGCGTTCATGTTTCTGCTGAGGGTTTTGTTGTCCTCGGTCACACGGAAGGGGCCGAGCTCCTGCATTGCCCCGTAGCCTAGCGACGAGCATCCTGGCCCTGTTTATGCGAGATTACAAGTGTCACTGCTGTTCTAGAGAAATTTCTACAAGAGATGTTTGAGTGATCAACTTCTTGTTGATCATTCTAACCTCCGTTGAGCCACAGCACGAGTGGCTTGTCCGAGGCACCAGAGGGCGATTCGACGAGGTAGTAGAAGAGCGCGCGGCCGTTCTCCTCGTCGACGGTCACGTACCCGCCGTACTGGTTGAAGTCAACGCCCTCCGGCTGCCCGGGCAACGCCGTGATCATGTCGGCCGCCTTCATGGAGCTCTGGTCAGAGACAGAGCTCTCCGCGCTCAGGCTGCCGGCAAACCTGTCAGCTATGTTGCGCACTTTGAACGTGTCGGTGCTGTCGCTGTTCTTCCTAGACGAGATGAACTCTCTCAGCTGGGCCTCCTGAGAGGCATTGGCGTGGAGCTGCAGTGCAGCCAGGCAAATGAGAAGCAGGGAGAAGGAAGAAATGCTCTTCATCTTGGGTGAGATGGCTGTTGATCTCTGAGTCTGAGATGAGAGATATCATTGCCATGCATGGTTTATATAGGCGCCGGAAGAAGGGAAGAACACTTTGAATTACCAAGGAGCTTTGGATTCTTGTATGTGTATGTTCTTGTTTCCTCTCAAACCTTGTGAGGATCACAGCTTCTTTGCTCCGTGGAGAAGGCCGGCAATGATTGGTCGAATTGGCATTCGGCCGGGCATTGAGAGCGAAGGGTGGTGATTGGGACGTTTTTTTTTCCCGTGTAGTGTAGGATTTCAGACGGTTCTTTATCTTCACATCTCTTGTTTGGGACGATGATTTGGACTGTAACCGATGGCTATTCGTGTATGTACTCTGTGCTGTGTGCTCCCGTCCCTGGCATATGCTTTGGTGAGATGTACGACAGCGAGGAAATTTCCATTTCAATGTTCGCGGGTGCCAAATGGACCTCTATGCAAGAAAGCTTGTGTGGTGGACGTTTAAATAAAGAGAACGATAAAAACGCTTACGTACGTACGCTTCACAACCTCCGGTGCAAAGAATTTGTGATGCTAAGCTTTGAGTTGGCAAAATTTCCTGCAAAAACTAAACAACTTAAATTTTGATCATATCACCTTTGGTGATTTGCCGActaaattgcataaaaccaccactttgagggttaggtttgcgaaaaacactagaATACAGTTTCTCTGCAGAAAACACCACATCTTGCGTAATTGTTTTGCAAAAATCACTGATCGACTGATTTGGCTCGGTTAAGCGCGTTTATGACAGATGGGACCTATTTTTCGGTGACGTGGCATAACGTTTTGCCAAAAAGAGCGCTGGATGTGTCAAAAAGCAAAAACACCCACAACATTCTTTTCCCATACCGCCCAGGCCCTTCCCCCCGTCTCCCTCCCTGGACTTTGTCAGCCTCGCTCCCGCAGCCGCCCGAGGAGAGGATCCCGCACGCTGCCGCAAGTAGTAGCTCGCCGGAGAAGACGAAGCCGGCGAACTTCAGAGGAGGGCGCACCACGGTCCAGTTCTTGGACTTGAAGTCGAACACCCACAACACGTGCCCGCCGCAGCGTTCCTCGAACTCGATGACGCCGGTCACCACCATGCGCCCGCCACTGCCGCCGCTCGACTGCGCATGTCGTGCCGACCTCGAGTCCAGACGGGTAAGGGCCCACCTCGAGCCAGCCCCGGCGCTCCCCGCTCCACTCCACCACAGTGGTTGTGCCCTCAATGCACCACACGCAGCCCCGCACCACCACTTGAGCTGCCGACGTCGGCGCGCGCACGTGCTCTAGGCGCCGCCACCTCCGGCGAGGGATGCTGCACTGTCGCCCCGATTTGCCCCCAGTGCCACCACCTCGTCCGGATCCGGCGAGGGGTGCCGCGCCGATTTGGCCTCCTGCTGAGGAGACGCCCAGCGCGGGCTGCCAGATCCGGAGAGGGATGCCGCGTCGCGGCCTCGAATTGGCCTCCAGGGCAAGGAGCCGTCCCAACGCCGGCTGCTGGATCCGGCGaggggtgccgcccctccccccGATTTGGCCTCCTACGCGAGGAGGCGCCCGACGCCGGTTGCGTTGA
This window of the Triticum aestivum cultivar Chinese Spring chromosome 5D, IWGSC CS RefSeq v2.1, whole genome shotgun sequence genome carries:
- the LOC123124926 gene encoding serine carboxypeptidase 1-like, which codes for MKSISSFSLLLICLAALQLHANASQEAQLREFISSRKNSDSTDTFKVRNIADRFAGSLSAESSVSDQSSMKAADMITALPGQPEGVDFNQYGGYVTVDEENGRALFYYLVESPSGASDKPLVLWLNGGPGCSSLGYGAMQELGPFRVTEDNKTLSRNMNAWNNVANVIFLESPAGVGFSYSNTTADYDLSGDERTADDAYVFLVKWLERFPEYKGRVFYISGESFAGHYVPELAATILLHNTYNNRTIINLQGILVGNPYLDANRNIKGAINYYWTHAVMSDEVYANITKNCDFDSVDGTFTNAACNGAVDGFSAGNIDGYDIYAPVCIDEPNGGYHPSGYLPGYDPCSDYPTHAYLNDPAVQMAFHARMTKWTGCTNLNWKDAPMSMLPTIKWLIESKLSIWIFSGDFDTVCSLPGTRYSIQDLGLSVTTPWRPWTAKEEVGGYVQQYAGGFTFLSVRGAGHLVPSFQPERALVMLSSFLNGMLPPYVEQQ